Proteins encoded in a region of the Sander lucioperca isolate FBNREF2018 chromosome 4, SLUC_FBN_1.2, whole genome shotgun sequence genome:
- the ints12 gene encoding integrator complex subunit 12 isoform X1, whose product MAGPVSLELDPIFLKGLSYLHSKSKDSAEKLKALLDESLSRGSDSSYRSLQKDIEVSKGSVSKLSLSKQDSKSSSSSSSSSSSSSSSSKSSSEKNKKEPEKRPAEKVRVDLGEVDPPKKPRLEKQENRSSPITVQTSKDLLPNINDYDETNADDFAMEMGLACVVCRQMTVTMGNQLVECQECHNLYHQDCHKPQVTDKEVNDPRLVWYCARCTRQMKRMAQKPPQKPSPASASSAPIVKDTLVKKTELKAKPDTASTFQAFKRTEVKVSSTTSANPTSSSSSSSGSGLTGWAAFGAKTNPSLPASSKLGSSGPSGSHKTLTTPSGQKPVGLSGLAGAKSGLGSAKIPGSGNGNGSSQVPLKPPPPLTLGKQPLNRSSSGESQGKGPSSSGAGSPSGSQASGGGNGGNNGGGNGNNGNGSKAAPGDKAPTSQESQLNAMKRLQLVKKKAAQKKLKK is encoded by the exons ATGGCTGGACCTGTCAGTCTGGAGCTGGATCCCATCTTCCTAAAGGGGCTGAGTTACCTGCACTCCAAGAGTAAGGACTCCGCTGAGAAACTCAAAGCTTTACTAGATGAGTCACTTTCAAGAGGAAGTGACTCGTCTTACCGTTCATTACAAAAA GATATAGAAGTGTCCAAGGGGTCTGTGTCAAAACTGAGCTTAAGTAAACAGGACTCCAAGTCCTCCTCAAGTTCTTCatcctccagcagcagcagcagcagcagtagcaaaTCCAGCTCGGAAAAGAACAAGAAAGAGCCAGAGAAGAGACCTGCTGAGAAG GTCAGGGTTGACTTGGGTGAGGTGGATCCTCCGAAAAAGCCTCGTTTGGAGAAACAGGAGAATCGTTCTTCCCCAATTACCGTTCAGACGAGCAAAGACCTCCTGCCAAACATAAATGACTACGATGAGACCAATGCCGATGACTTTGCCATGGAAATGGGCCTGGCTTGTGTGGTCTGCAG ACAAATGACAGTGACCATGGGTAACCAGTTGGTTGAGTGCCAGGAGTGTCATAATCTGTACCACCAGGACTGTCACAAGCCCCAGGTGACAGACAAAGAAGTGAATGATCCACGGCTTGTGTGGTATTGTGCCCGCTGCACCAGGCAAATGAAGCGTATG GCCCAGAAACCTCCACAGAAGCCCTCccctgcatctgcatcatcagcGCCTATTGTAAAAGACACACTGGTGAAAAAGACAGAGCTTAAAGCCAAACCTGACACAGCCAGCACCTTCCAAGCCTTCAAAAGAACAGAAGTGAAGGTAT CATCCACAACATCAGCCAATCCCACCAGCAGCAGCTCCTCTTCCTCAGGCAGCGGCCTTACAGGCTGGGCTGCATTTGGCGCTAAGACAAACCCATCTCTTCCTGCCAGCTCCAAGTTAGGTTCCTCAGGCCCAAGTGGGAGCCACAAGACCTTGACAACTCCCTCTGGCCAGAAACCTGTCGGGCTGTCTGGACTAGCAGGAGCCAAGTCAGGACTTGGGAGTGCAAAGATACCTGGGAGCGGCAACGGAAACGGCTCTAGCCAGGTGCCTCTAAAACCTCCTCCACCCCTGACTCTGGGTAAGCAGCCACTGAACCGCTCATCGAGTGGTGAAAGCCAAGGGAAAGGGCCTTCTTCATCAGGGGCCGGCTCCCCAAGCGGCTCCCAGGCAAGTGGAGGAGGGAATGGAGGCAACAACGGAGGAGGAAACGGGAACAATGGGAATGGGTCAAAGGCTGCACCAGGGGATAAAGCACCAACTTCCCAAGAGTCCCAGCTTAACGCCATGAAACGGTTACAACTGGTGAAAAAGAAAGCAGCGCAGAAAAAACTTAAGAAATGA
- the ints12 gene encoding integrator complex subunit 12 isoform X2: MAGPVSLELDPIFLKGLSYLHSKSKDSAEKLKALLDESLSRGSDSSYRSLQKDIEVSKGSVSKLSLSKQDSKSSSSSSSSSSSSSSSSKSSSEKNKKEPEKRPAEKVRVDLGEVDPPKKPRLEKQENRSSPITVQTSKDLLPNINDYDETNADDFAMEMGLACVVCRQMTVTMGNQLVECQECHNLYHQDCHKPQVTDKEVNDPRLVWYCARCTRQMKRMAQKPPQKPSPASASSAPIVKDTLVKKTELKAKPDTASTFQAFKRTEVKASTTSANPTSSSSSSSGSGLTGWAAFGAKTNPSLPASSKLGSSGPSGSHKTLTTPSGQKPVGLSGLAGAKSGLGSAKIPGSGNGNGSSQVPLKPPPPLTLGKQPLNRSSSGESQGKGPSSSGAGSPSGSQASGGGNGGNNGGGNGNNGNGSKAAPGDKAPTSQESQLNAMKRLQLVKKKAAQKKLKK; the protein is encoded by the exons ATGGCTGGACCTGTCAGTCTGGAGCTGGATCCCATCTTCCTAAAGGGGCTGAGTTACCTGCACTCCAAGAGTAAGGACTCCGCTGAGAAACTCAAAGCTTTACTAGATGAGTCACTTTCAAGAGGAAGTGACTCGTCTTACCGTTCATTACAAAAA GATATAGAAGTGTCCAAGGGGTCTGTGTCAAAACTGAGCTTAAGTAAACAGGACTCCAAGTCCTCCTCAAGTTCTTCatcctccagcagcagcagcagcagcagtagcaaaTCCAGCTCGGAAAAGAACAAGAAAGAGCCAGAGAAGAGACCTGCTGAGAAG GTCAGGGTTGACTTGGGTGAGGTGGATCCTCCGAAAAAGCCTCGTTTGGAGAAACAGGAGAATCGTTCTTCCCCAATTACCGTTCAGACGAGCAAAGACCTCCTGCCAAACATAAATGACTACGATGAGACCAATGCCGATGACTTTGCCATGGAAATGGGCCTGGCTTGTGTGGTCTGCAG ACAAATGACAGTGACCATGGGTAACCAGTTGGTTGAGTGCCAGGAGTGTCATAATCTGTACCACCAGGACTGTCACAAGCCCCAGGTGACAGACAAAGAAGTGAATGATCCACGGCTTGTGTGGTATTGTGCCCGCTGCACCAGGCAAATGAAGCGTATG GCCCAGAAACCTCCACAGAAGCCCTCccctgcatctgcatcatcagcGCCTATTGTAAAAGACACACTGGTGAAAAAGACAGAGCTTAAAGCCAAACCTGACACAGCCAGCACCTTCCAAGCCTTCAAAAGAACAGAAGTGAAG GCATCCACAACATCAGCCAATCCCACCAGCAGCAGCTCCTCTTCCTCAGGCAGCGGCCTTACAGGCTGGGCTGCATTTGGCGCTAAGACAAACCCATCTCTTCCTGCCAGCTCCAAGTTAGGTTCCTCAGGCCCAAGTGGGAGCCACAAGACCTTGACAACTCCCTCTGGCCAGAAACCTGTCGGGCTGTCTGGACTAGCAGGAGCCAAGTCAGGACTTGGGAGTGCAAAGATACCTGGGAGCGGCAACGGAAACGGCTCTAGCCAGGTGCCTCTAAAACCTCCTCCACCCCTGACTCTGGGTAAGCAGCCACTGAACCGCTCATCGAGTGGTGAAAGCCAAGGGAAAGGGCCTTCTTCATCAGGGGCCGGCTCCCCAAGCGGCTCCCAGGCAAGTGGAGGAGGGAATGGAGGCAACAACGGAGGAGGAAACGGGAACAATGGGAATGGGTCAAAGGCTGCACCAGGGGATAAAGCACCAACTTCCCAAGAGTCCCAGCTTAACGCCATGAAACGGTTACAACTGGTGAAAAAGAAAGCAGCGCAGAAAAAACTTAAGAAATGA